The proteins below are encoded in one region of Mycobacterium botniense:
- a CDS encoding dipeptidase: MSDLVARVREVLPSVRRDLDSLIRIESVSADPARRSEVDRSARVVADLLSQAGFPDVRIVSEKGAPAVIARYLAPPGAPTVLLYAHHDVQPEGDRRQWTSAPFEPTERDGRLYGRGSADDKAGIATHLAAFRAHDGRPPVGVTVFVEGEEESGSPSLGRLLTAHREALAADVIVIADSVNWSTETPALTVSLRGLADCVVEVATLDHGLHSGLWGGVAPDALSALVRMLASLHDDDGNVAIPGLHESTAPAVDYSPEQVRAESGLLDGVSEIGSGSVTRRLWAKPAITVIGLDTTPVAQASNTLIPRARAKVSMRVAPGGDAKAHLDALRAHLEQHAPWGAQVKVIPGDIAQPYAVEAGGRVYDAARAALRQAWGTEPVDIGMGGSIPFIAEFVAAFPQATILITGVEDPATQAHSVDESLHLGVWERAAVAEALLLANLAAPSR; encoded by the coding sequence ATGAGCGATCTGGTGGCACGCGTCCGCGAGGTGCTCCCGTCGGTGCGGCGGGACCTGGACAGCCTGATCCGCATCGAGTCGGTGTCGGCGGACCCCGCTCGCCGGTCCGAGGTCGATCGGAGCGCACGGGTGGTGGCGGATCTGTTGTCGCAGGCTGGTTTTCCCGACGTGCGCATCGTCAGTGAGAAAGGTGCGCCGGCGGTGATCGCCCGCTATTTAGCGCCGCCCGGCGCGCCCACGGTGCTGCTATACGCCCATCACGACGTCCAACCGGAGGGTGACCGGAGGCAATGGACATCGGCGCCGTTCGAGCCGACGGAACGCGACGGCCGACTTTACGGTCGGGGCAGCGCTGACGACAAGGCCGGCATCGCAACACATTTGGCGGCGTTTCGGGCGCACGATGGCCGGCCCCCGGTAGGAGTGACGGTATTCGTCGAGGGTGAGGAAGAGTCGGGGTCTCCGTCGCTGGGACGGCTGTTGACCGCTCACCGCGAGGCGCTGGCGGCCGATGTGATCGTCATCGCCGACTCCGTCAACTGGAGCACCGAGACCCCGGCGCTGACGGTGTCGCTGCGCGGGCTGGCCGACTGTGTGGTCGAGGTCGCCACCCTCGACCATGGGTTGCACTCGGGCTTGTGGGGCGGCGTGGCGCCCGACGCGCTAAGCGCACTGGTACGGATGCTGGCCAGCCTGCACGACGACGACGGTAATGTGGCGATACCAGGCTTGCACGAAAGCACCGCTCCGGCAGTCGATTACTCACCCGAGCAGGTACGCGCGGAATCCGGTCTGCTGGATGGTGTTTCAGAAATCGGGTCGGGATCGGTGACGCGGCGGCTGTGGGCCAAGCCGGCGATTACGGTGATCGGCCTCGACACCACACCCGTTGCTCAGGCGTCGAATACGCTGATACCGCGGGCGCGGGCCAAGGTCAGCATGCGGGTCGCGCCCGGCGGGGATGCCAAAGCACACCTAGACGCGTTGCGCGCGCACCTGGAACAGCATGCGCCCTGGGGTGCACAGGTCAAAGTCATCCCTGGCGACATCGCTCAGCCATACGCCGTCGAGGCCGGCGGCCGGGTCTACGACGCCGCGCGGGCGGCATTGCGCCAAGCTTGGGGAACTGAGCCGGTCGACATCGGGATGGGCGGCTCGATCCCGTTCATCGCCGAGTTCGTCGCGGCGTTTCCGCAGGCGACGATTCTGATCACCGGGGTCGAGGATCCTGCAACGCAAGCGCACAGCGTCGACGAGAGCCTGCACCTGGGCGTTTGGGAACGCGCGGCCGTCGCCGAGGCGTTGCTGCTGGCCAACCTGGCCGCGCCGAGCCGCTAG
- the acpS gene encoding holo-ACP synthase AcpS yields the protein MSIVGVGLDLVSIPDFAEQVDQPGTVFSETFTPGERRDASDKSSSAARHLAARWAAKEAVIKAWSSSRFAQRPVLPEGIHRDIEVVTDMWGRPRVRLTGAIAQHLAGVTIHVSLTHEGDTAAAVAILETP from the coding sequence ATGAGCATTGTCGGTGTGGGGCTCGACCTGGTCTCCATCCCCGATTTCGCCGAACAGGTCGACCAGCCCGGGACGGTTTTCTCCGAAACCTTCACCCCCGGTGAGCGGCGCGACGCCTCCGATAAAAGCTCGTCGGCGGCGCGGCACCTGGCGGCCCGGTGGGCCGCGAAAGAGGCGGTGATCAAAGCCTGGTCGAGCTCGCGATTTGCGCAACGACCGGTCCTTCCGGAGGGAATCCACCGCGACATCGAGGTGGTCACCGATATGTGGGGCCGGCCCCGCGTGCGGTTAACCGGAGCCATCGCTCAGCATCTTGCCGGCGTGACCATCCACGTGTCGCTCACACATGAGGGTGACACCGCGGCGGCCGTTGCCATTCTGGAAACTCCCTAG